Genomic window (Chondrocystis sp. NIES-4102):
TCATTTTCTCCTCGAAGGCTGTCATTACCGTCTCCTCCATCAAGATTATTACTGCCACTATTACCAGTTATCTTATTGTTAAGACTATTACCTATGCCGTTAATATTATTTGTCCCGACTAATTGTAAGTTTTCGACATTATTACTTAAGGTATGAGAAGCAGAAGATTCGACTGCATCTATTTCTATAGCAACTATCGAAGTTTCGGTAACAGTATCTTGCGGACTATCGACAATATAAAGATCATTACCTATCCCTCCAATCATGGTATCGTTGCCTAAGCCCCCATCGAGGGTATCAAGACCTGCATTGCCAATCAGACTATTATTGCTATTATTACCAGTAAGATAATTATTTAGTTCATTACCAGTACCTGTTATAGCAGTGCCAGTTAATAATAAATTTTCTAAGTTATTACCCAGTTGATAATTAAAAGGGGATTCAACTGTATCAAACCCTATAACTTTTTCTTCAACTACTGTATCATTGGTTTGATCTAAGATGTAGGTATCGTTGCCCATTCCGCCAGCCATAATATCGCTACCAGCTAAACCATCAAGGATATTATTACCTGCATTACCAATTAAACTATTAGCAACACTATTACCCGTAGCATTAATATTATTTGTGCCAATTAAAACTAAATTTTCTAGATTAGTTGGCAGGGTGTAGCTGAAAACACTATTAACTTGATCGCTAATGCCAGTAATAGCCAATTCACTAATAACATCATTAACATCTTCAGGGTAACTTAAAACATAAGTATCATCTCCTAAATTACCGTTTAAGATATCAATACCAAATCCACCTTCTAATTGATCGTTACCATCTCCACCATTGAGAGTGTCGTCACCACTATTACCAATGAGAAAATCATTACTACCATTACCTGTGAGAATGTTTTTTCCGCTATTACCTAGCAATTTATTATTGATGTCATTGCCTGTGGCGTTGAAGTCTCCTATTCCCTGTAATTCGATATTCTCTAGATTGGGGCTATTTGCTATGGTATAAGTAAATGCTGGGTTAACCGTATCTATACCTGCGTTGAGATCTTCGATAATGATATCGCTGGCATCGATAATGTAGGTATCATTGTGTAAACCGCCTTTTAGAGTATCTGTGCCAAGATTACCAACTAGAGTATCATTGCCATCATTACCATTTAAGGAATTGTTAACAGCATTACCAGTTAAGAAATTACCCAATTCATTGCCATCACCTGAAATAGTAGTCCCAATTAAGACTAAATTTTCCAGATTTTCTCCCAGGGTGTAATTGAAGTTTGCTTGAACTGTATCAATGCCATTAGAATCAATAGGATCTTCGGTAATTATATCAGTGTTATCTATAATATAAGTATCATTACCTAATCCACCTTTGAGGGTATCTGCGCCACCTTTTCCCTCTAGGGTATCTTGACCATCTACGCCTTCTAGAAGATTGGCAGCAACATTACCCGTTAGAATATTATTTAATTTATTACCCTTAGCATTGATATTAGCAGTACCAGTTAGGGTTAAACTCTCAATGGTATTTCTATTAGTAGTTGTACTATCTGCCAGAATAGTAGTGATATTTGTTGATAAGACATCGGTAATTGTTCCCTTGGCTGTTGCTACTAATAAATCTGTGGTACTAGGGTTAAAGGTAGTTAATTTAGGTATAAATACATTAACAAATAAATCTTTATCTATTTCATTAAGATCATCATTTAGAATGTCTACCGTGATATTTTTTACTGTTTCTCCTGGCGCAAAAGTAATGATGCTACTAGTAATGGCGGTATAATCTTTAGCACTAATAGCTGAACCATTAAATGTGGAGTAGTTGAGTTTTAACTCAGTAGTTAAAGGTTCTGATATTGAAACGGTATAATTTAGTTTATTGGGGGCAACACCTTCAACAG
Coding sequences:
- a CDS encoding hemolysin-type calcium-binding region, which encodes MPTPIISIVGSTAVEGVAPNKLNYTVSISEPLTTELKLNYSTFNGSAISAKDYTAITSSIITFAPGETVKNITVDILNDDLNEIDKDLFVNVFIPKLTTFNPSTTDLLVATAKGTITDVLSTNITTILADSTTTNRNTIESLTLTGTANINAKGNKLNNILTGNVAANLLEGVDGQDTLEGKGGADTLKGGLGNDTYIIDNTDIITEDPIDSNGIDTVQANFNYTLGENLENLVLIGTTISGDGNELGNFLTGNAVNNSLNGNDGNDTLVGNLGTDTLKGGLHNDTYIIDASDIIIEDLNAGIDTVNPAFTYTIANSPNLENIELQGIGDFNATGNDINNKLLGNSGKNILTGNGSNDFLIGNSGDDTLNGGDGNDQLEGGFGIDILNGNLGDDTYVLSYPEDVNDVISELAITGISDQVNSVFSYTLPTNLENLVLIGTNNINATGNSVANSLIGNAGNNILDGLAGSDIMAGGMGNDTYILDQTNDTVVEEKVIGFDTVESPFNYQLGNNLENLLLTGTAITGTGNELNNYLTGNNSNNSLIGNAGLDTLDGGLGNDTMIGGIGNDLYIVDSPQDTVTETSIVAIEIDAVESSASHTLSNNVENLQLVGTNNINGIGNSLNNKITGNSGSNNLDGGDGNDSLRGENDNDRLTGGIGNDSLDGGSGADTLDGGMGDDIYVIDDFRDVITTLGATDGKDLVQSSITYRLGSNLENLTLTGTNNTNAVGNELNNIMLGNGSNNVMDGRNGDDAIDGGSGNDVLRGEAGNDTLKGNSGTDFDTLIGSIGNDEYYVASPEDVIIENLNEGIDQVFSTASNYTLSDHVENLTLIGTTSINGTGNNLNNIITGNSGFNIIDGSTGNDTMIGGTGNDNYIVNNVLDVITETSSLVTEIDTAYASSNYTLSSNVENLILTGTANFNATGNSQNNQLIGNSGNNALKGNEGNDTLNGGVGIDTLEGGMGNDTYVIDNTGDLITELIDSGLDTTKSFISYTLVNNVENLVLLGSEDLKGTGNALNNLITGNIGNNEIIGSSGDDTLIGGAGNDILRGGIANDRLSGGLGADKFTYNTGVAFSGTDFGSDRIIDFNITEGDKIVLGKTTFGLTSTVGTGFSINSEFAAVATDDLAKGSIAKIVYSSETGNIFYNNNGVTLGGESVLTTVSTSLIATDFIIV